From Orcinus orca chromosome 3, mOrcOrc1.1, whole genome shotgun sequence, a single genomic window includes:
- the LEAP2 gene encoding liver-expressed antimicrobial peptide 2, which produces MWHLKLFAVLLVCLLLLGQVYGSPIPELSSAKRRLRRMTPFWRGVSLRPIGASCWDDSECITRLCRKRRCSLNVAQE; this is translated from the exons ATGTGGCACCTCAAACTCTTTGCAGTACTCCTGGTCTGCCTGTTGCTGTTAGGCCAG GTATATGGCTCCCCAATACCAGAATTGAGTTCAGCAAAGAGAAGGCTGAGGAGAATGACCCCATTTTGGAGAGGGGTTTCCCTCAGGCCCATTGGAGCCTCCTGTTGGGATGATTCTGAATGTATCACAAGGCTATGCAG aaAAAGACGCTGTTCCCTAAATGTGGCCCAGGAATGA